A DNA window from Rhineura floridana isolate rRhiFlo1 chromosome 11, rRhiFlo1.hap2, whole genome shotgun sequence contains the following coding sequences:
- the LOC133367894 gene encoding olfactory receptor 13G1-like, which yields MIQYILSEIREWRQQLRHISHNLANDWGSQTDANCLRFTQKEERGTSIRYIQVKNQSGTMEFTLVGLTSSAELQTLLFGIFTLIYATALAGNILLIFTICSCKKLHTPMYFLLINLSLVNVFSISVTTPKLLQTLWTHRKTISFYGCITQMYLFVWALGTELFILSFMAFDRYAAICHPLQYTVIMRKEVCVGIASGAWVAGMFNSAVHAGLMLMLSFCNSNIVNHFFCDVPPLLELSCSDTSLNEMMAFVSDVIFGICSCGLTLTSYFFILRAIFRIRSTEGKKKAFSTCSSHLFVVSFYFSTVIYTYIRPSSDYSLEKDKFVSLLYSVVTPVVNPLIYSLRNKDVKEALTPLLASY from the exons ATGATACAGTATATTTTATCAGAGATTCGGGAATGGAGACAGCAGTTAAG ACATATTTCCCACAATCTTGCAAATGACTGGGGAAGTCAAACAGATGCCAACTGTCTGCGTTTTACACAGAAAGAGGAAAGG GGAACCAGCATCAGATATATTCAAGTAAAGAACCAGTCTGGTACTATGGAATTTACACTGGTTGGTCTCACCAGCTCTGCAGAATTACAGACACTTCTCTTTGGGATATTCACACTCATCTATGCTACTGCTTTAGCTGGCAACATCCTCCTCATCTTTACCATATGTAGTTGCAAGAAACtccacactcccatgtacttcctgctcatcaatttgtccttagtgaatgtgttttccatctcagttacaactccaaaattgctccagactcTTTGGACCCACAGAAAGACCATCTCTTTTTATGGCTGCATTACACAGATGTATCTATTTGTATGGGCTTTGGGAACAGAGCTTTTTATCCTCTCATTTATGGCTTTTGACCGTTATGCTGCTATCTGCCATCCTTTgcagtacacagtcatcatgaggaaggaagtgtgtgttGGCATAGCCAGTGGAGCGTGGGTTGCTGGGATGTTCAATTCTGCTGTTCATGCTGGTCTTATGCTGATGCTTTCCTTCTGCAACTCTAACATAGTTAACCATTTCTTCTGTGATGTACCCCCACTTTTAGAGCTTTCATGCTCTGACACCAGCCTGAATGAGATGATGGCTTTTGTGTCAGATGTGATCTTTGGGATTTGTAGCTGTGGGTTGACCCTAACATCGTACTTCTTTATCCTGAGAGCTATCTTCAGAATCCGTTCcactgaagggaagaagaaagctttctccacatgttcctcCCACCTCTTTGTAGTCAGTTTTTACTTCTCTACAGTCATTTACACATATATCAGGCCCAGCTCAGACTACTCTCTAGAAAAAGATaaatttgtttctctcctttattcagtggtaaccccagttgttaatccactcatatattctctgagaaacaaagaTGTAAAAGAGGCACT